A genomic stretch from Peromyscus eremicus chromosome 6, PerEre_H2_v1, whole genome shotgun sequence includes:
- the LOC131912453 gene encoding large ribosomal subunit protein eL38-like: MPLKTKEIKDFLLTARQRDAKSVKIKKNKNNMKFKVRCSRYLYTLVITDKKTQKLEQSLPPELAVKKLK; encoded by the coding sequence ATGCCTCTGAAAACCAAGGAAATCAAGGACTTTCTGCTCACAGCCAGGCAGAGGGATGCCAAATCTGTCAAGATcaagaagaacaaaaataatatgaAGTTCAAAGTTCGCTGCAGTAGGTACCTTTATACCCTGGTCATCACAGACAAGAAGACTCAGAAATTGGAGCAATCTCTCCCACCTGAACTGGCAGTGAAGAAGCTAAAATGA